One segment of Triticum aestivum cultivar Chinese Spring chromosome 2A, IWGSC CS RefSeq v2.1, whole genome shotgun sequence DNA contains the following:
- the LOC123191585 gene encoding protein NEGATIVE GRAVITROPIC RESPONSE OF ROOTS-like — MGVSSLLTMFYSSSSFCFLMSSAAADCDGFVFQIINWVQNRLNTKQEKKRSAAAAAAGASSVRNAPVRENSCRGQADDELPGDWSMLSIGTIGTLGNEPTPAPAPDQAVPDFTIEEVKKLQDALNKLLRRAKSKSSSRGSTAGAGDEEQNLPLDRFLNCPSSLEVDRRLSLRLQGADGGQNGEFSPDTQIILSKARELLVSTNGNGGGVKQKSFKFLLKNMFACRGGFPPQPSLKDPVETKLEKLFKTMLQKKMSAPRQSNAASSSRKYYLEDKPMGRIQMDGHHDEEEDDYGEDVFKWDKTDSDFIVLEV; from the exons ATGGGGGTAAGCTCGCTGCTGACGATGTTTTAcagttcttcttccttttgttttctgATGAGTAGTGCAGCAGCTGACTGTGATGGTTTCGTCTTCCAGATCATCAACTGGGTGCAGAATCGTCTGAACACCAAGCAGGAGAAGAaacgatccgccgccgccgccgccgcgggcgcgaGCTCGGTTCGCA ATGCCCCGGTCCGGGAGAATAGTTGCCGCGGCCAGGCCGACGACGAACTCCCCGGCGACTGGAGCATGCTCTCCATCGGAACCATCGGAACCCTCGGCAACGAGcccacgccggcgccggcgccagaTCAGGCGGTGCCGGACTTCACCATCGAGGAGGTGAAGAAGCTGCAGGACGCGCTGAACAAGCTACTCAGGCGCGCCAAGTCTAAGTCCAGCTCCCGCGGCTCCAccgccggcgccggcgacgaggagcagaaCCTGCCGCTCGACAGGTTCCTCAACTGCCCCTCCAGCCTCGAGGTCGACCGGCGGCTCTCGCTCAGGCTGCAGGGCGCCGATGGCGGGCAGAACGGGGAGTTCTCGCCGGACACGCAGATCATACTCAGCAAGGCCAGGGAGCTCCTCGTCAGCACCAACGGCAACGGCGGGGGCGTCAAGCAGAAGTCCTTCAAGTTCCTCCTCAAGAACATGTTCGCCTGCCGGGGCGGCTTCCCGCCGCAGCCCAGCCTCAAGGATCCAGTCGAAACAAAACTAGAGAAG TTGTTTAAGACGATGCTTCAAAAGAAGATGAGCGCCCCGCGCCAGAGCAACGCGGCATCGTCGTCGAGGAAGTATTACCTGGAGGACAAACCAATGGGAAGGATCCAAATGGATGGTCAccacgacgaggaggaggatgactaCGGAGAAGATGTCTTCAAGTGGGACAAAACAGATTCAGATT TCATTGTTCTAGAGGTGTAA